GGAGGGTTCTCCTCCTCGGCGCCTctggaaaaaaaagtgtttttttaaatcCTGCAGAATTCCCCACTGACTCCAACACGCGCGCTCTCTCTTCCCGCTCCAGGGCAATCTATTCGGCGGCTTTGATGAGAGCCTGCTGGCACGCGCAGAGGCGCTGGCGGCTGCTGACGGCATCGTCCCGCACGGCAAGAGCCACCCGTTCAAAGCAGACGTGACTTACCATACGATGAGCAGTGTCCcgtgcacctcctcctccgccaccaccgTGCCCGTGTCCCACAGCatctcctcccaccaccaccaccaccacctcctcggaCCTCAGAGCCTGGAGGCCGCAGACCTGCTGGACCACCTCTCCTCCAGCCTGTCCGTCACGGGGATGGGAGCCCCCCAGGAGGTGCCGtcggcccaccaccaccaccaccaccagcagcaccagcaacaccaccaccaccaccttcagaCCATGGGCCAGTTGCACCAGGCGATGGCCAGCATGCACCCACACGCGCTCTCCGTGCACGGCAACGGCGGCGGCATGGCGTGCAGCGTCAACGACGTGGAGTCGGACCCGCGCGAGCTGGAGGCGTTCGCGGAGCGGTTCAAACAGAGACGGATCAAACTCGGGGTGACGCAGGCGGACGTGGGGTCTGCGCTCGCCAACCTGAAGATCCCCGGCGTGGGCTCCCTGAGCCAGAGCACGATCTGCAGGTTCGAGTCCCTCACGCTGTCCCATAACAACATGATAGCACTGAAGCCCGTGCTGCAGGCCTGGCTCGAGGAGGCCGAGGCGGCGTACCGGGAGAAGAACAGCAAACCGGACCTTTTCAACGGGAGCGAGAGGAAACGGAAGCGCACGTCGATCGCCGCGCCCGAGAAGCGCTCGCTGGAGGCGTACTTCGCCATCCAGCCTCGGCCCTCGAGCGAGAAGATCGCCGCGATCGCGGAGAAGCTGGAGCTGAAGAAGAACGTGGTGCGCGTGTGGTTCTGCAACCAGCGGCAGAAGCAGAAGAGGATGAAATACTCTGCGGTGCACTGAGGTGATGGACCAAGTCATGAATAATTACGTTTTGATCGAGTGATCGTTAGAAAAAACCACCACAGGGATTTACAATCCGTCTGGGATTATTATCACAGACTTCGTATTTATTCCGATTTCTATTGGGGTCGATTCCGATTCGTTTACCCTTTTCATCTTTCCTACAACAGGTGCACAGGTGCGATTGTACGTCGTTGTTGGAGAGGTTATATCGTGCTGAAGGAGATTGATGTTTTATTCACACCCTCCTTTTCACTCACCGTTTATCAGGGAACCTGTCTTTCTCGACAGTCTTGGACTGCACTATTTGTCAATATTTGTGTGCTCATCACTTTTCACACATTCGTTTAATCCGATGTGATTTTTTTAAGTTATGTTATGCGTGGGGGAAAAACCGTACAATGTGAACTATAGTTTGTTGAACGTGATGGACACGGGCATGAGGTTTGGACTCATCCACGTTGCAGACAACCCACAACGAATCTAGCCTAGGCCTTGTGCACACAACGCAGTAGATATCAACACAATGTCTGTCACAATGTTTTAATCAATGTTAATGTTGGTCAATGCTGCACATCCATGGGGTCCTGTTAAAGGCTGCTGCTAATGATGTTGTGTATTTTTGATGTGACATGTTTTGGAGTACTATTACAGGTGAATATAGCTATAGCCCACATGGACGTATTGTAGCACTCACACTCTGGAGtatttttctctcactcttggCTTTCACTTTATAAATTGTGTGTTTTACCTTAATAAATGATTGACTATTTTTTAAGATTTCTGTCAGCCAGACACGTGCTTATTTCCAGTCTAAGTGCACACTTTAGTAACTGATATTTGTTACGTTTGCTTGTATTTAATAGGACCtacaaaatatacatttaacCAATAAATGTTTTAATTCTCACACTTTTcatacttacacacactatCCGGGCAAATTGTTTAGGCCTATTCATGGGCCAAATATTGCATTGTCTCAAATTGGGATGTAAATAATGGCATATAGTCGAAACTAGGGTTAATATTGGTCTCATAAAGCGAAACGATTAGAGTTATTACAATAAACATAGTCCTTTCATTTGTAGGCCTATTATCGATCATCGCTCTTATCTTCTTTTTGATACGGAAAACCGGCCTGCAGTAGGCCTTTTTGCCGGCTTTTATCTTTTTAGTTACAAACCAATCCTTAGAAAAAAATCCATCCAAAAACAACTTTTACGGTTGGCTATATAATTTTAGttgaaatgttttaaatgtaaCAGTTTAAGACTACAATATCCATATAGCGTGAGAATTAAGCCATAGGCCTGTCTATAATGTaggctattatttatttatcacgTAATGAGGTCTTTGTCTCGTTTACATTTTTGGGTTATTCCAAAAATTCCAAAAATGCAGTTCATTTTGGCCCAAATAGTTATTCTATAAGAGCTCAAAACAGAAACATTAATGATCTGTCCCCgtttaaatataacagaacaagtattttttttaattatgaagCGAGCATAAGAGGGGTAGAATGAACTAAAATCCTCTTTGTGTTGGACCACATTTATCCCACGAGAATGGGCCTTGCGGCGTTTTCACCCGTCCTTAtttattctgtattttttttaattttatatcGCCATGGGATCAACATTTTACAATCGCAACATCAATTGCAATAATTAATATTCTCTTTGATGTCGAGCCCTGATAGGCTATTGCTTAATTAGCCTTAATAAGGGACGTTGTAACACAACAGCAAAGATGCAAACGATGCTATTCGTTAATGTAGTTTTCCCACATTTATATAGGCTTAGGTCTGATATTTTATTTCCTGGGCTAAGCGTGAAGGAGGTGTGGCAGGGAGAAATAAAATCTTTTAATTTAAGTGTTCtctattttatttgatgttGCCATGGGATCAACAGTTTATATTTGTTGTATCATATAAACACCATCCATAAAAAGTAACTATAGGCTAAAAAGCTCGTAAATATTTTGCCACAACCTGCGCTCCGCAGTGTGAATTATTGATTGTTATAATATCACAATTGATATCATAACTCATTTGCTATGCGGTAAGTCGAGCTGAATGCCAGCTCACTCTCAGGCATGTGGCGAGTGGGTGGCGCCTCAATTATTCATCAGCAGATAACAGGTATATTCTCATGCAATAGGGGAGGCCAGCGGTCCCACCGGCCATTAGAGACACCATTAGACCATCTAATTCCATCAATGTATTTAACACGTAGGCCTACTATATAACCATGCCGCTAACGAGTAATAGGCCACATTTAACTGAACAATGAGAATAAGAATAGTCCTTGAATCACCTATGCTGGTCGAGAGGGGGAATGGCAAAGTCTTACGTGGGTCTGCTTGAGATGTATTCACGCAGAGAACCTTTCTTGACAGAATGGGGATGGAAGTTGTGTCTCATTGCTGAGgagaacacgtgtgtgtgtgcgtgtgtgtgtgtgtgtgtgtgtgtgtgtgtgtgtgtgtgtgtgtgtgtgtgtgtgtgtgtgtgtgtgtgtgtgtgtgtgtgtgtgtgtgaggggtgggggtggggggggcgtaaTCGGGCCAATGGTAGAGCCAAGACAGCCCACATTTAATAATTAATCAAATGCCAGCAGCAACAAATGAGAATGCGACCAGGGTGCAGGAAGACAGCTACCTCAGTGCGATACGTTCCATCGCCTTCTATTAGCATCACACGCCAAGCCAACTCAGGACACATACTTCTCCACAGTGAAGTCAAGCCTATAGCTTAGCATTTAGCACGGGAGGCACGCAGACTGCACACAGTAGAGTAAGGGAAGACAGGACGGCCATTTGTGAAGGCGCCACACCACGTGTTGTTGGTCCTGACCTGTCCAATAAGAACTGTCCCAGTAAGACCTGTCCCAATAAGACCCTATCCCCATAAGACCTGTCCCATTAAGACCTGTCCCATTAAGACATGTCCCAATAAGACCTGACTCCATAAGACCTAACCCAATAAGGCCTGTCACAATAAGTCTGCTCTTCACGGCAGCAGATGAGTCATGTGACGGACAATTTCAGGAATCATCTTACTTTCCCGGCTGACCCATTTGATACATCGGCTGTGTATGCTTAGAACTCTGGGATTTGGTTTATAATTTAGAACCGAAAAAATAATACGATAGCCTGAATGTATGTGGAAGATCCAACAGGACAGTTGGCTAAGGGGAAACTAACAAAAGTGTTCGCCTTTTCATGTACATTTTCTACAAGGCTTCATCTGTTAAATGATGACATTGGGTGATAAGGATACTGTATACCTATTGTCTTTTTGACCTATTCCCTTCCAATAGACACTTTTCTCTCTAAGAGGGCCATCTGGGGACAAACAAAAGTTTCCTCATAACACTCATTATGGGTCTGCTTCTTTGATGCACCAGGGCACGGCTAGTAGACTAAACTAGCGAAGATGAGTTTATTGCCCATGCTCCATATCAGTCGTAGTCATGAGGACACCGGGCTTTGTCTTAGGATGACACCTCTGTGGAAAGGGTCTATCGCCTATTCCTTGAGCGAGGAACCTTAAAACCCAAAAGAGTATAGCTATCCTCATTACTTTATATCAGGGATGGGTTATGGACATTTGctttagtggtggtggtgcgggccTAAAGAAAAGTATTATACACCgcattcattattcaggcgCTCTCCATTATCAGAGTGCTCAGAGATATATGGCGAACCCAGCCAGAAATAACTGGCAGTGGCGTGATTTCCTCCCTACTACTAAGCACTTAGTCGGGCAGGAGCAGGCTTTCACACAGACCTGGATTAAAGTTCATTGTCGTCCTGCAGTCTGCTGAACATAATAATCCTCTCTAGGAAAATGCAGTTGTGGTGTAAGCAGAAGATGGAGTCTGGTGGGAGGAAGTACAGAACAAAAAAGATAGAACCGAAGgaggaaacaaagagagagaacgtAAACAATGTTAAGGAAAAGGGGCACAGAAACAGGACGGATGATAAATGAAGTGAATTATGTTTAGGGAGAAATGGACAAAGGTAAGAGGCAAGAGGAAGAGGCTTTAATGAGGGGGGTGAAAAGAAGAAATGTTTGAAACAGGGATTTGATTTGAAAAagataaaatgtattaaataaaCTGGTATTCAGTACTTCTTTTTGACATAACCTTTTGCCCTTTTCTTTCCACCAAGGAAAACTCAAGCTGAACCGGCGAGGGTTGACACTAAGTTTCTGTGACaacagaggggtggggggggggggggggggggacgaacATGAGTAAGGCGTGGGCAGGCATAgatctgtttaaaaaaaactccACGCTGCCGAAGTGTTGCTGTGTTGCGACACACCACCGTGCACCGAACGGGGTCAACGCGATGACATCACATCCCATATATGATGTCATCGTACGTATGATTAGAACGTTTCAACCGTTAACCGTTATGATTATGGGCTTGTGCTCTCTTCTTCTAACACggctcaggcacacacacacacacacacacacacacacacacacacactcacacacacacacacactctttgatGAGCCAGGGCACGGGATAGGCTCCTCGAGAAAGTCTCCAAGCGGAGCAccccctaccacacacacacacacacacacacacacacacacaccccacggGCCAATTGCCCGAGGACTGCCCCGGGGCCCGTAGACCAGGAACACAGTCACCAGGCAGAGGCAGCAGGCAACCCTTTTCTCTGCAGCAGGGATCAAGAGAAGAGCTTTCAGCAAAACACTTCATCTACCGACTATGACATCAATTCATCGGCACATCTAAACCAATGAAAAGCTTGGCTACAAAACTGCTTATTGGGCCTCGGTGAGGTGACACAAGCTGCTCAAGGGCTCCTGTTCAGGACGCTTAATACCTTACATTATTGGGTTTATATATTAGGGAGTTTCAAGCGAAAAGGCGGCGGAGTGGGTGAGGTGGGAGCAGGGGACAAAAGGTTCCACTGCCTCGGGGCGTTCAGGCTCGTTAGCATATCGCGAGCATCGGCTTTTGGGAAGACAATTATTGGTTCGGAAGCGAGGAATATTAAGCAGAAATCTTCCAAAGACCCGCAATAAAAACGTTTAATTTTATGTATTATCAAGCGCAGATCATTGACCCCAAActtattaaaattaaaaaaggtATTGCAATCTGTGAAGTAAATGATGGCTGATTGTTGAATAATGTGGTCCAATTTTTGGAATTATACATAGAGAACATTGTTCAATTACTAAAACAATACACAGTTTCATTATGGTTTCTGCAGGGATTCTACTCCCATTACAATCATAAGCATAATCATTCAACCTCACTGGGTCTACCTTGAATAAATGATAGAATACTAAAACataaatcatttaaatattttctcaTGAATAGTCATGAAGATACACAGCTATAGGTTGGAAGCCGGACTAGAATTTTGAACTCAAAGGAAGCATGTCAATATGAATAAAGGAACAAGGATAATTTCCCAttcaataaatcaataaaccAGACAAACTGGTGTAATATGTACTAAAATAGTCTTTCTCCTTCGATTGGTAATCTATTAGCCATCTCTAGAAAAAGCCTACACTGAAAGTTAACCCCTAAAAACTTGATATTTGAGGAACATTTGGTGagttaaaaaaggaaaagaaaattcagcatttattttattcgctgtatatttttatgttttaatttgtaAGGCATAGAATATTTTAAGGAGCAAGTGCACGATACCAAGAAGGATTCACACATCAGCACAGCAGAAACCCTATACATTTTCATATAAATACATCTTCATATTCATTCTCAGTCGCAACAGTTTGCATCTTGACCCATGAAAAAAACCGCCATTCTCTATCTCTCGTTTCTGAAAAAGTATAATTTGAAGCAGTATGCCTATTTGATGAAGTGTAATCagctaaataaatgttatgaaatgGTAACTTTCTGCTCTGGAGAGATCTGCATAGCTTAATGGAACAAGTATTTGTCAAACACATCTTTGTTTTCTTAATCTTTATTTCTgtcattaaatataaaaaaaagaatcgttTGAGTACACATATTAAAAAACAAGTTTTtcattaataaaacatttcaataaaatacttaaatatatgggaaacaatataaatatatagataatacTGATAAAATGAAACAAGTATTTTAACTATACTTGTTTGCTACAATTATCGGATTTTGGCAGCAGAACATTGCTGTGTGGCAGTATAGTAACTCTTTGAAAACCAGCTAACTCCGCCCACTCTTGGAAGCAGTTAACAAGATTGCATCGACATGACCCTGCGGAACACACATCCGAGTGTAAACGACCCTGAACAATCTAAGAAGACTCACAttagaaggaaaaaaaatcGACATGGAGGTTTCTACATCCATATCGATATATGTCTACATGCCATTTCTGAAACATCTAATAAGGGGGGACCATTGGTTGACTGATTATCTCCACCCTGATACAATCAATAAAATCTCTAAAGAGGTCCTGGAGTTCAATGGTGACAGTATCGTTGGTCATCTGCAGCGCAGTATTGGTgcatttctgaaaaaaatattGAGTAAATATTCATGTTCATCAACTACTAACAACTAATGATAACTGTTACCGTAGATGTTATGCTAAAATTAAGATTTGTAATAATTCCAACTCAATTTCAttattttaaatttaatttcaagacTCAACATAAAATTCCAATTGATATTGGATATTGAGATAACATAtccttttattttacttttccaCCATTCTTGGCAAAGAAAAAAGTAACTGACTTTGTGAAATGGTGGCTCAGTAGATTCTTCTAAAGAGGCAATCGACAATGACGATAGTATGCATTGTGTTCTTACCTTGGTGTGATTATTGTATTGGACCAGGCTACGGCAGAGTTTCTGGATTTCAGCATTTTCAGGAAACTGGAGCAAGACCTTTTGTACTTGGCAGAATGATTTTGCctgtgaataaaaaaaaggctTTGGTAAGTCATGGCCACATTCATGGACTTTTGTAAAAATTGGGTGTTGGGTTGTTGGGTGTTTGGCTGTAGCTCTCTAATTCTTTACTACTACTGTACATTGCATTGATCACTAATGCCCAACATAATGAACATAGAAATCTTGCTGTAACAATATCTATAGTAACACAAAAGTAAGTAAAACACTAATCGAGGACCGGTCCCTAGTGTGTGAACATCacacattgttatttattctCTGTTTTCTCTGTCGGTCTTTCTAAAGGGGACATAAAAGAAGACATTTCTTTAAGGTTCTGTTGTACTCACATCACACTTTTCCATTATCGGGACTGAGGCGTTCCGCAGGTTC
The Gadus morhua chromosome 7, gadMor3.0, whole genome shotgun sequence DNA segment above includes these coding regions:
- the pou4f3 gene encoding POU domain, class 4, transcription factor 3, with product MMTMNGKQHFSMHAALHEPKYSGLHAGSEGMRRVCLSAPQGNLFGGFDESLLARAEALAAADGIVPHGKSHPFKADVTYHTMSSVPCTSSSATTVPVSHSISSHHHHHHLLGPQSLEAADLLDHLSSSLSVTGMGAPQEVPSAHHHHHHQQHQQHHHHHLQTMGQLHQAMASMHPHALSVHGNGGGMACSVNDVESDPRELEAFAERFKQRRIKLGVTQADVGSALANLKIPGVGSLSQSTICRFESLTLSHNNMIALKPVLQAWLEEAEAAYREKNSKPDLFNGSERKRKRTSIAAPEKRSLEAYFAIQPRPSSEKIAAIAEKLELKKNVVRVWFCNQRQKQKRMKYSAVH